The nucleotide window CGCCAATATCAACAACAACGTTTGCCACTGGTTCATCAACAGGAAGGCCAGCCCCAATCGCCGCAGCTACCGGCTCCTCAATCAGATGGACCTTTTTGGCGCCGGCATTTCTGACAGCATCCTGAATTGCACGGCGCTCAACGCTTGTCGAACCAGATGGTGTGCAGACGACTACATCTGGCTTACGAAGTGAAAAACCGCCTTTTTTGGAGGCTTTCTTCATAATTTGTTTCAGCATTTCGGTCGTCACATCAAAATCCGCGATCACTCCATCTTTCAAAGGGCGGATGGCAACGATTTTGCCAGGTGTCTTTCCGATCATTTCCTTCGCTTCCTTGCCGACAGCAAGAACATTTTTGGTTTCAGTATCAATCGCCACAACTGAAGGCTCGTTAAGGGCGACTCCTTTATTTTTACTATATACAAGAGTATTTGCAGTACCTAAATCAATTCCGATTTCTGTAGTAGATAACATTGTGTTCACCCAGTTCCCTATAAATTATAAAACCATCATAGACTTCTATTAAACTACCATGATTCTGGGGGTGAAAGGGCTTTTGTTACCGAATCGTTATGTAACTGTAAAGGTTTAGGAAAATTTTATCAAGAAATGATATATGAGAATAATACTTGTAAAAAAGGGGTATAATGCATAGATGTTCAACTGCTTTCTACTTAATGGTAAAATAAATGTAAGATGTCAGATTTAACGATCTGACACCCTCAATGAAAAGGCAGTGTGAAATTTTTTGGAAGAGAAACAGAATCTGATTGTATTAATTGGGCCGACTGCTGTTGGCAAAACAAAGTTAAGTATCGAACTAGCTAAAAAGTACAATGGTGAAATCATTAGCGGGGATTCCATGCAGATTTATAAAGGAATGGATATCGGAACGGCTAAGATCAGCCGGGAAGAGATGGAAGGAATCCGCCATCATTTAATTGACGTGAAAGACCCGGATGAAGGTTTTTCAACTGCGGAGTTCCAGGAAATCGTCCGCGAGAAAATACATGAGATCAGCGGACGCGGGAAGATACCGATGATTGTTGGCGGTACCGGATTATATATTCAGTCCGCTATTTATGATTATCATTTCACCGAGGCGCCTTCCGACCCGGATTTTCGCCGCCGCTTAGAGAATGAAGCGAAAGAAAAAGGCCCGGAATCTCTACATGGGAAGCTGGAAATTGTGGATCCGGAAAGTGCATCCAGAATTCATCCCAATAATATCCGCCGGGTCATCAGGGCGCTCGAAATCAACCACTGTACTGGAAAAACTGCGGGCGAATTGCAGGCAAACCAGTCAACAGAGTTGATGTATAATACTGCGATCATTGGGCTGACAATGGAAAGGGAATTGCTTTACAGCCGGATTAACCTCCGTGTCGACCTTATGATGGAGCAAGGGCTTCTCGATGAGGTAAAGTATTTTTATGATAATGGATTGAAGGATTGTCAATCGATCCAGGCAATTGGCTATAAAGAGCTTTACGAATACTTTGATGGGAAGGTTAGCCTGGAGGAAGCTATTGAAAATTTAAAACAAAATTCCCGCCGCTATGCAAAAAGGCAGCTAACTTGGTTTCGAAACAAGATGAATGTGGAATGGTTTGATATGTCAGAGTCTAATGGCGCTGAAAAAAAATTCGCTGAAATTTCCCAGTTCATTGAAGGAAAGCTCAAGATAAAAGCGAATACATAATAATAGAGATAAAAGAGGAGGATCCCGCCCATGAAACAAGTGAACATTCAGGACCAGTATTTAAACCAGTTACGCAAGGACAACATCAATGTGACCGTATTTTTATTGAACGGATTTCAGCTGAGAGGACAAATCAAAGGATTTGATAACTTTACCGTCCTTTTC belongs to Mesobacillus sp. AQ2 and includes:
- the miaA gene encoding tRNA (adenosine(37)-N6)-dimethylallyltransferase MiaA, which produces MEEKQNLIVLIGPTAVGKTKLSIELAKKYNGEIISGDSMQIYKGMDIGTAKISREEMEGIRHHLIDVKDPDEGFSTAEFQEIVREKIHEISGRGKIPMIVGGTGLYIQSAIYDYHFTEAPSDPDFRRRLENEAKEKGPESLHGKLEIVDPESASRIHPNNIRRVIRALEINHCTGKTAGELQANQSTELMYNTAIIGLTMERELLYSRINLRVDLMMEQGLLDEVKYFYDNGLKDCQSIQAIGYKELYEYFDGKVSLEEAIENLKQNSRRYAKRQLTWFRNKMNVEWFDMSESNGAEKKFAEISQFIEGKLKIKANT
- the hfq gene encoding RNA chaperone Hfq, whose translation is MKQVNIQDQYLNQLRKDNINVTVFLLNGFQLRGQIKGFDNFTVLFESEGKQQLVYKHAISTFAPQKNVQIDFEGQA